A single window of Neisseria sp. KEM232 DNA harbors:
- a CDS encoding CDP-alcohol phosphatidyltransferase family protein has protein sequence MSIYALKPRFQNLLRPLVRRLHARGITANQVTLAACAASVLLGLLLAAAAQHRIHALFWLLPVWLIIRMALNAADGMLAREFGQQSALGGYLNEITDVAADAALYLPFAFVAPFGGLETALFVWLAALSELCGVLGQVHGSGRRYDGPLGKSDRAFLTGLLAVWYAAAGSLPAACYWLMWLACALLVLTCLRRVKSGLADADES, from the coding sequence ATGAGCATCTACGCCCTCAAACCCCGATTCCAAAACCTGCTGCGCCCGCTGGTGCGCCGCCTGCACGCGCGCGGCATCACCGCCAACCAAGTCACCCTCGCCGCCTGCGCCGCCTCCGTCCTGCTCGGCCTGCTGCTGGCCGCCGCCGCGCAACACCGCATCCACGCCCTCTTCTGGCTGCTGCCCGTGTGGCTCATTATCCGCATGGCGCTCAACGCCGCCGACGGCATGCTGGCGCGCGAATTCGGCCAACAATCGGCGCTGGGCGGCTATCTCAACGAAATCACCGACGTCGCCGCCGACGCCGCACTCTACCTGCCCTTCGCCTTCGTTGCCCCCTTCGGCGGCCTCGAAACCGCCCTCTTTGTCTGGCTTGCGGCACTAAGCGAACTGTGCGGCGTACTCGGCCAGGTACACGGCAGCGGCCGCCGCTACGACGGCCCGCTGGGCAAAAGCGACCGCGCCTTCCTCACCGGCCTTCTGGCCGTGTGGTATGCCGCCGCCGGCAGCCTGCCCGCCGCCTGCTACTGGCTGATGTGGCTCGCCTGCGCCCTGCTCGTCCTCACCTGTCTGCGCCGCGTGAAAAGCGGCCTGGCCGACGCAGACGAATCCTGA
- a CDS encoding NAD(P)H-binding protein, with protein sequence MTLTAAIIGATGATGRELTALLLDDPRFGEVHIFVRREPRISHDKLRVHIIDFARSADWAAQVRGDILFSCLGTTLKDAGSQEAQRQIDYQAVIDTARAARANGVPTFALLSAAGADPQSRIFYSRLKGELERDSATLAFPQLLVFRSPLLLRPDSKRPAEVWSARLLSALNAIGILKSQQSLPVADLARAMADAAAQAHTQAERSETVFPPADIRRLLGQG encoded by the coding sequence ATGACCCTCACAGCCGCCATCATCGGCGCCACCGGCGCCACCGGCCGCGAACTCACCGCCCTCCTGCTCGACGATCCGCGTTTTGGCGAAGTGCACATCTTCGTGCGCCGCGAACCCCGAATCAGCCACGACAAACTGCGCGTGCACATCATCGACTTCGCCCGCTCCGCCGACTGGGCAGCGCAAGTGCGCGGCGACATTCTCTTTTCCTGCCTCGGCACAACGCTGAAAGACGCGGGCAGCCAAGAGGCGCAGCGCCAAATCGACTATCAGGCCGTTATCGACACCGCCCGCGCCGCCCGCGCCAACGGCGTGCCGACCTTTGCCCTGCTCTCCGCCGCGGGCGCCGACCCGCAGTCGCGCATCTTTTATTCGCGTCTCAAAGGCGAACTCGAACGCGACAGCGCCACGCTCGCTTTCCCGCAACTGCTCGTCTTCCGATCGCCCCTGCTGCTGCGCCCCGACAGCAAGCGCCCCGCCGAAGTGTGGAGCGCACGCCTGCTTAGCGCCCTCAACGCCATCGGCATCCTGAAAAGCCAGCAGTCCCTGCCCGTCGCCGACCTTGCCCGTGCCATGGCCGACGCCGCCGCCCAGGCGCACACGCAGGCAGAGCGCAGCGAAACCGTTTTTCCACCCGCCGACATCCGCCGCCTGCTCGGACAAGGCTGA
- a CDS encoding TonB-dependent siderophore receptor, which yields MRGGAVSASPLGLPMTLRELPQSTSIIGQRQMREQNIRTLDDALVQANGVSRQIYGSNRAGYNYLFARGSRITNFSIDGLNAGDSLQDAGNAATAAYERVEVVRGANGLLYGAGEPSASVNLVRKRPTRTPQAQIALHAGSYRQNGASADVSGSLNDAGTLRGRAVADFHHGRTWREREKSRDFSLYGIAEYDVTPATRLHAGAHYQQARETAASSHSTVTYDNAGYATPLGVHYNPSADWAYSRTRTLNLFAGVQHQFRNGVQGKVEYSYTKRDWDHPYGVAGILGINHNTGAADMITGYWRDRPHTHSLNASLNGSYRLFGREHDWTAGIGGSRSKSSRHGARNIAFNAVANLDDFSRSGSYPEPAS from the coding sequence GTGCGCGGCGGCGCGGTGTCGGCTTCGCCGCTGGGTCTGCCGATGACGCTGCGCGAGCTGCCGCAGAGCACCAGTATCATTGGACAACGTCAGATGCGCGAGCAGAACATCCGCACGCTTGACGATGCGCTGGTACAGGCCAACGGCGTAAGCCGCCAGATTTACGGCTCCAACCGCGCGGGCTACAACTATCTGTTTGCACGCGGCAGCCGCATCACCAATTTCAGCATCGACGGCCTGAACGCGGGCGACTCGCTGCAAGACGCGGGCAATGCCGCCACCGCCGCCTACGAGCGCGTGGAAGTGGTGCGCGGCGCCAACGGCCTGCTTTACGGCGCGGGCGAGCCGTCGGCTTCGGTGAACTTGGTACGCAAACGGCCGACGCGCACGCCGCAGGCGCAAATCGCGCTCCATGCTGGCAGCTACCGCCAAAACGGCGCGTCGGCCGACGTTTCAGGCAGCCTGAACGATGCCGGCACGCTGCGCGGCCGCGCCGTGGCCGATTTCCACCACGGCCGCACGTGGCGTGAGCGCGAAAAAAGCCGCGATTTCTCGCTCTATGGCATCGCCGAATACGACGTAACGCCCGCTACCCGCCTGCATGCGGGCGCGCATTACCAGCAGGCCAGAGAAACCGCCGCCTCTTCGCACAGCACCGTTACCTATGACAACGCAGGTTATGCCACCCCGCTGGGCGTGCATTACAACCCGTCGGCAGACTGGGCATACAGCCGCACGCGCACACTGAACCTGTTTGCGGGCGTACAGCATCAGTTCCGAAACGGCGTGCAGGGCAAAGTGGAATACAGCTACACAAAACGCGATTGGGATCATCCCTACGGCGTGGCGGGCATACTCGGCATCAACCACAACACCGGTGCCGCCGACATGATTACCGGCTACTGGCGCGACCGCCCGCACACCCACAGCCTTAACGCATCGCTCAACGGCAGCTACCGCCTGTTCGGCCGCGAACACGACTGGACGGCGGGCATCGGCGGCAGCCGCAGCAAAAGCAGCCGCCACGGCGCGCGCAATATCGCATTCAATGCCGTTGCCAATCTTGATGATTTCTCGCGCAGCGGCAGCTATCCCGAGCCTGCGTCCTAG
- a CDS encoding TonB-dependent receptor: MPPPPSTAPAKTTWPLAAGRDANGDTYYQAADQAAHHGWEAEISGRLTESWQLQAGYSQSRTRDRQGKRLNSDSIPERSFKLYLLHHAA, encoded by the coding sequence ATGCCTCCGCCGCCCTCTACCGCGCCCGCAAAAACCACCTGGCCGTTAGCCGCAGGCCGCGACGCCAACGGCGACACCTACTACCAAGCCGCCGATCAAGCCGCCCACCACGGCTGGGAAGCCGAAATCAGCGGCCGCCTCACCGAAAGCTGGCAATTACAGGCAGGCTACAGCCAAAGCCGCACCCGCGACCGGCAAGGCAAACGGCTCAACAGCGACAGCATCCCCGAGCGCAGCTTCAAACTCTACCTCCTACACCACGCAGCCTGA